The Sulfurimonas sp. genome includes the window GTATTAATACCAAATGCTTCTTGAAAACCATTTACATATTTAATATGTCTATTAAGATAAACATTTGTAAGATGTTCGCTTGCTATAGGATGTTTACTGTCTTTATCAGTTAATTTAAAAAAAGTAAGACTATTATTTTCATAAATTACTAATTCATCTTTTTTAATATTTTTATATTTTAGATAATATATTTTTTCATCATTCTTAAACTTCAAAGTTGTTGTAGTTAATCTCTTTTTATCTTCAGAATAATAATAGATTAATTTTTTATTGTTTAATTTTCCTAAAGTCTTGACATTGGGCATATTAGTAGTGTATTTAACAACTTCTTTGTTTAAAAAATCAATTTCCATTTGATCATCTTTGGTATTAATAAGTAAGCCATCTTTGACTTTAAAACTCAAATCTTTATTTTGAATGATAGTTCCTGTTAATAATTTAAATTTTTTATCATAAATCAAATTTTTATGCATGCGAATTTGATGATACTTATAATATTTTATTTTATTATTGTTTTGTACTATATTTTTTTTATTTATACACCCATTAAGTACAAGTATGCTTAACACTAGTATAGTTAATTGTAATTTTTTCACTTAAATTCCTTTTGTTTTAGATATAACGGCAGTCGTGAGCCATAATTTTCCCGCTGGGGAAAATTATTGGTCTCCTCGTTTTTGTTAGCTCTTTAAAAGTTAGTTTACTCTTAATTTATCTAGCTTTGAAGCCAGTTCTGCATAGTCTTTAATTTCATGTTCTTTATTGTAAGATGCATTTTTGAATCCGAAGCTTAAGGTATTTACTATATATTTTTTATTTACTACATTTAAAGCCTTTACATTTTCAATTATTGAGTTTGGCTGACATATATATATAATTCCTAAAGTAAAAGAAGGTTTTTCGTAAGCTGAGTTTGAGGTAGAAGTCAATGTTGATATAAACTCATTTAATACTTTCTCATTTGGACTAGAACAATAATCTTTTTCAAGTAAGTTCAATGCTTGAGTATACTCTTTATACATATAGTTTTCAACTTGTTCTCTTTTGACTTTTTTTTCATTATTGTTGCTTTTGATGGATTCAAGAAACTGAGTATTGAGTTCTTGATATCTTTGAAAGACATGAATAATTTGACTGCTTGTTGTGACAGATTGACAAGCTGTTAAGAAAATAGATAAAATTACTAAAAGTTTATACATGTTCTTATCCTTAATCTATGGCTTGCAATGTAATTCTTGCACTTGGAGAAGTTGAGGCAATCGCATTATAAAAAGTATTTGCACTATTTTTGATCCCAATACAACCTTGAGTTCCTGGGACATTTCCATCAGGATGTATTCCAATACCTGTTCTAATTGTAGAAAAATGAGGTGTTAAAGGAACAAAATAACCTTTACCTGTTTCATCTCTAAAACCTTTTCCTATTGATTTTGTATAGCCTGTGACTTTACGTCTTTCTACAGTATACATTCCTGTAGGAAGTGGCTCTCCCCACCCACCACTTACTGCCGTCCAACTTCCGAACCCTGGCCAATTCAAGATATGTGTACTTTTTGAAAATGTCATTGTTGCCATTTAAAAACCTTTAAATTAATTTGTTATTTTATCTTAAATACTATTCATATTTAAGTACTCTAGTAGCTAACGGGGGCGCGGGTGAGTAACTGCCGTTGGTAAAACTTTAGTTTTTCCAATGGTTGCTTGCTCCTCCCACTGGTCATCTGGCGCTGTGCGACAGATGACCAGTGGGTGTTCAACCCGCGCCCCCGTTATCCGGTCACGCAGTGAGCGGATAACGGTTGACTTGAAAAATAAGCTACCCTTTAATCAAGTCTTTTTGTCTTTAACATATCTTATCTCATTTTAATTTAAACTGCTAAAACGCGGCTGGGTAACTTATTTTTCTTCCAAGGTTTTGTTAAGTGTGTAAACGGCGAAATGTTTAAGCTTTCAGTAGTTCTCTTAGTTTGTTTCTATCTAATGACATATTTGTTCCGTTAATAGTATCAATTTTATATTTAGTATCTTTTGAACTAATGATATTTAAAACATTTTCAAAATGATTCTCTGTTTTATCAAATAGTCTTTTGTATCTGTAAACATAATGAGTATGTTCATTTGATTTAGCTAAACAAAGTTTCAATTTAGGCATTAAATAATCTTCGGCTGTTACTTTTAAAAGTTGATGATACAGTTTTTTTGACATCTTTCGATAATGTATTTTAGTATGTTTTGGATTTAATGCAAGAGGAAATATATCTAAGGTAATAAAGCCATTTTTATGAAAACATTCAAACATAATATTTTTTTGTTCTTGTACAAGTTTAGGTTTTTTAATTGTTTGACCATCTTCCAAAAAAGCTTCTAAGTCTTTAAAATGAAAAAATACACTTGCTGGTGTATTTGGGTTATAAATATATCTTTGAATATCGCCAAATAGTGGTGATTCAGAAATCATTATGATTTTTAATTTATCAATTTTATTGAATTGTTCATCCCAAAGTTTTTCTGTTACCTCAAAAGCATTTTTGAGGTAAATTTCATCTTCTTCAAAATGATGTAATATATTTTGTTCTTGATAAATTTCTTTTAAAGAATTTGAGATTGGTTGCCATTGTATATTTTTCATTTCTACCTAAAGTAATTTTTTTCTTAATGCTTATGCTGTACACTTAACGGGGGCGCGGGTGAGTAACTGCCGTTGGTAAAACTTTAGTTTTTCCAATGGTTGCTTGCTCCTCCCGCTTGTTATCTGGCGCTGTGCGACAGATGACCAGTGGGTGTTCAACCCGCGCCCCCGTTATCCGGTCACGCAGTGAGCGGATAACGGCTATCGTGAGGAATAGGAAGCCGCACTTGGCTTCCTATTCCTCTCCTCGTTTTTGTTATGTCGTCTTGTTCTTTATGTCCTTAAAGTTACAACGGAAGTCCGTTGCGTTTGTAAGGGTTTTTCACTTACTGCGTTTAGTCAGTTTGTTGGCGTTTACCGAGAAGGCTTTTCTTTTTCTTCTTGGCGTTTAAGTTTGTAAACTCTCTCTTTAAAGTTAGTTTTTCTTTGATGAAAACTAACTCTAAGCAAGGTGCTTACGATAGACACATAACGGGGGCGCGGGTGAGTAACTGCCGTTGGTAAAACTTTAGTTTTTCCAATGGTTGCTTGCTCCTCCCGCTTGTTATCTGGCGCTGTGCGACAGATGACCAGTGGGTGTTCAACCCGCGCCCCCGTTATCCGGTCACGCAGTGAGCGGATAACGGTCGAGGAGAGCAATAGTTTTCCCGCTAGGGTAAACTATTGGCTCCTGCGTTTTGTTATGATGTCGTGTTTTTCATCTTCTTACACTTTTAACTTAAGTCTAGTTTTTTCATTAACTCAATTTACTGATTTAGCTTTAGGGGTTTATACTCCTCTTCTCCAATTTTGATTGCAAGCTGTTTATTACTAATACTTGTATTAATATGTTCCATTTTTTTATGAATAAGTTTTTTCCTCTTTTCAGCATCTTCTTGTTGCTTTTTAACAGCTATTAAATCTCTACCTTGACAAGTTTTTTTTAAAGCTTTCCAAGTGTTTATATTATCATCATTAGTCATATTTGCTAAAAATATATAAGATTTTTTTTCATTTAAAGAAGTGAATGTTTTTTTTAATATTTTCATATCTGAATCATAATTATTTTTACTTATCTCTGATTTTCTTTCTTGTTCTGTAGTTGAAGATTTCTTGTAAAAAGAAATAACTTCCTTTATCTCTTTCTCTCCTTTATTAAATGAAGCATCATTGCATTCAAGTGCAAATAAGTTTATAGACATTAGTACTAATATCAATAGTGTTTTTATTTTTAATCTCATGATTTTTCCTTGGTTTCTTTTTATTTTTGATAGACTCATAACGACTGTCTTGAGAAATACGAAGCCGCTCTTTGGCTTCGTATTTCTCTCCAAGTACTTGTTATATCGTATCTTAATTTAGATTTTTAATATCTTTAAATATTGTATTTGCTAAAGCATCTATAAATTCTAATTCATATTTTTTATCTCTTAATGTACCTGCTATAATTTCTAAATTCATTACAAATCCACCTCTGAAAGTTAACTTATCTTTATTTATAGTACCTAATAATTTTTTATTATTCATAATTTTAATAGAATATGAATAGTTTGGATAAGCTAAAGAATCAGTAGGTATTGGTGTTGCATCACCAACAAATCTTCTTTCATAATTTGCGTTAACAATAAGCTTGTTCATATTATTGTTATCAGACAATAAGCCATCATTATCTAATAGTTTTGAAAGTTTAGCATTTAAGATATCTTCGAGCTCTCTTTGTGTGTGGTATATGATTTCTGTTTTAACAAGCTGTGAAAGATTTAGTTTAGCATTACTAAATTGAAACTTTTCCGTTGCTTTTATTTTTGGTATTGTTGGACTATTTGAGCCACAACCTGTAATACTTAATGCTATCATAATTGATAGTAAGCTTAATCCTAATTTCTTCATGAAATTTCTCCTTTAATTTTAGACTAGAAAACTAGCCATATCAAAGAATATTAATTATTCAATATTCTTTGATATAACAGTTGACTCAAGCGACGATTTTACCGTTCGTTTTGAGGTCTCGTTATACTTTCAATGGTGTTTTCTACTTTGCATTTTAGAATAAATCATGCAATATACCATGATATTTTTATACTTATTGTTCTTTCAGTCAGCTGTTCTATAATTAAAATAAATTCACTATATTCATTATCTTGGATTAGCCATATTATTTTTTTATTTTTTGAAAATTTACTCAATAAATTTTGAAATTTTTTATTCTCTAAAGATAAAATAAATTTGTTTTTCTCATTCTTTCCTAGAGTAAAATTTGCTAACCATTTTAAGTTTTTTTGAATATTATCTTTAGTGATATTATCTTGAAAAATTATAGTTTGACCAAAGTGATTACATGAATAATATTGTATTTGTAATACACTTTTATGGATAGTCGTTTTAGCTATTTTTAGTTTATTATTCCATTCAAAGTTTGTTAATTGTGTGTTGTCTAGAACATATTGTTTAGTGATTTGATCAGAATCAAATTGACATTCATTAGCAAGAAGTTGAGATGATAGACTCAAAAATAAAAATAAAAAAATTATGTTGAAAGCTTTCATGGCTTATTTCCCTTCTGTTTTTTGATTTATTATTTCTATGTGAAAAGCAGGGTCTTTTGGTGGTGTGAAAAACTTATTGTTATCAATGTCTTTATTATTTTCTACTGCATCTTTAAATAGTGATTTTTTATCTTTAGGCATTCTAGTTTCACTAATGTCAATAATTTGTTTTGATGCATCATTATTCATATGACTGGATGGTGATTCTTTTTCAATTTGCTTTAACATAGCACTTTTTCGTTCTAAATCATTTTTTAAATCTTTATTTTCATAAGCTTTTATGACTTTATCTCCAGCCTTTCCGTAGAGCTTATATGCAGTTTTTACACCTCTTGATTTTATTAATGAAAACATTGCCTCTAATTGTTCTCCAGCTGTTCTTTCCATACTTGTAACATATATAGTCTTAAGTTTAATTTCTTTTCCAATATTTTTTAGAACTTGAATAGAGTGTTCCGTGATTTTATTTTTATCTTTATTTTTATCAAATAAAATTTTAACTTCATATTTTTTTGTGATTAACCCAGCAGATGATTTTTGTTCAATATCAGAAGAAGCTTTAAAGAAATGTTTGTAATTGTCTTCATCTTCTAGCTGAAAAGTATCTTTGATAAAGATATAACCTTTTTCATCACTTGTTTCAGTAAATTCTTTCTTAGAAACAGTCTCAAAAGGTAATTCTGGCTTGTCTGCTATTCTCTTTTTTTGCTCGATTGCAAAAGTATGTTCAGTATTTGGTAAATCAATTTTAACTCTTAGTTTTACATCTTGCCCTAATCGTTCTATATCAGTACGAATATTATCAAGGTTCTTCTTGTCTTTTTCAAGGTCAACCCATTGTATAGCTTCCATGTAGACAGCTGTGTTATGACAAGTTAAAATAGATATATTTTGAAGTATTGCTTTGTTTTTTCTTTTATAAGGAGCGATTTTTTCTTTAGGTGCAGGTTTGTTTGCTCGTCTTTCAAAGACTTCTTTTCTGTACTTTTCTCTTGGGCTTTCAACGGGAACTATAAATGCAGTGTTTCTTCGCTTTAATTCTTCAGCTTTTTTCTTTTCTTCTTCTCTCTTTTTTTTGGCAGCTAATGTCGGCAATTCATTCTCCAATGTTAGATATGCTTTATTTATAGTTTTATTTGTTCTAGTTTAAAATACTATTTATTCAAACACATTCTATATAAAAAAACCTTAAATACAATAATTAGCTATCACTTTTAATGTATGCTAAAAATGTAAATTTGCTAAAAAATATGACAAAATGACATGCTTTTTAATAAAAAGATAAAAATACTATAAAGTGCTTAAAGATTATGTGTATGTTAAATGTTAGATATCTTACTTAATATACAACATGTAGCTTTAGCGACGGTAGTATCGGCATTTAGTGCCAGACATGTTGTAAGTGAAATGAACAAGGCTAAAGTTATCAGCCCATTAGATTTTTAAGGAGTAAGCTATGAAAAAACTAAACTGTGCTACTTATGAAGGTATAGATGCTAAGGTTGTTGATGTTGAATCTACCTTAACAAAAGGGCTTCCTTCTTTTACTATTGTAGGTATGGCAAACATCTCTATAAACGAGTCAAAAGAGCGAGTTAAGTCTGCACTTTTGAGTAATGACTTTTCTTTTCCTCCAAAGCGTGTTACCTTGTCGCTTTCTCCAAGTGACATACGAAAAGAAGGCTCGCAGTTTGACCTTAGCATCGCCCTTTTGATAGCGTTAAATGCTAGTGATGCAGACTTTAGCGAGTGGTTTGTTTTTGGTGAACTTGGACTAGATGGAAGTGTAAAAGAAAACCTGAAACTATATCCTCTCATCTTATCTCTTGCAAATCAAAAAATCATTACAAAGGCTATTGTTCCTTTTGAGAGTTTAGAAAAACTTTCAAAGATTCCAAATATAGAATTTTACGGAGTAAAAACACTCCAAGATGCAACAGAACTTTTAAGTAACC containing:
- a CDS encoding L,D-transpeptidase — protein: MATMTFSKSTHILNWPGFGSWTAVSGGWGEPLPTGMYTVERRKVTGYTKSIGKGFRDETGKGYFVPLTPHFSTIRTGIGIHPDGNVPGTQGCIGIKNSANTFYNAIASTSPSARITLQAID